CCAAGTTCGGCGAGACTCTGTTCCAACTCTCCGAGCATCTCCTGCAACTCGGCCAGCTTGCGCGCGCCGAAGCGCTGCGTGATCTCGGCATAGATCGCCTCCGACGACGGCGCGACGGAGGCCATCAGCTTCACTCCCTCTTTCGAGATCGAGACCATGCTGCGGCGCTGGTCCGACTTCGCGGTCCTGCGCTCGATCAGATTGCGCGCCTCCAGATCGCGCAGAATCCGCGACAGGCTTGGCCCCAGGAGAAACGCAGTTCGCGCGAGTTCCGTGACCTCGGCAGCCTCGATGGCGGCGAGCGCGCGCAAAATGCGCCATTGCTGCTCGGTCAGACCGTGCTCGCGCAGCTTGGGGCG
This genomic interval from Bradyrhizobium guangzhouense contains the following:
- the hpaR gene encoding homoprotocatechuate degradation operon regulator HpaR — translated: MAKRPADPTNAGAPAARQVPMRDFSRSLPMSLLRAREAVMRQFRPKLREHGLTEQQWRILRALAAIEAAEVTELARTAFLLGPSLSRILRDLEARNLIERRTAKSDQRRSMVSISKEGVKLMASVAPSSEAIYAEITQRFGARKLAELQEMLGELEQSLAELGAADGASAEE